The following coding sequences lie in one bacterium genomic window:
- a CDS encoding serine protease yields the protein MSATPPILVLAACVIFGTFGCASSIATDSLEFRRPTPVNERQFDEVGFAGLLSSIAPGTAIGAHHDGIAQVPHFSYRWGENYWIGSDDGFGVKATTLLRRAGYRALGNPESVFEPDNERKARVQLAAKVTGVAHNTFAPLAGGFGELLLTIEWQLYDTVDRSLRLKETTTGYARSKSGSSGLVLDAFGVALNNLLARPAFATAMRRRSTTDESIWSRTDQTIAIRKCPAAPSTELPRDFDIAMRAVVRIQCGLSSGSGTVVSPDGFVLTVAHLVSGAMRCQVYFRSGLSLEAEVLRADPLQDVAVIRIPGSGHACLPCDASPLALGVEIYAMGNPLNYEFSVTKGVVSATRTVDGREFLQTDTSVSEGSSGSPIVDRSGHMRAIVSWKRIDPTAEGLSFASTIEAAFHRLGLTWGAEPQ from the coding sequence CCACTGACTCACTGGAGTTTCGGCGACCGACACCAGTCAATGAGCGGCAGTTCGACGAGGTCGGTTTCGCGGGCCTTCTGTCGTCGATTGCGCCGGGAACGGCTATCGGCGCCCACCACGACGGCATCGCCCAGGTTCCGCACTTCTCCTACCGTTGGGGAGAGAACTATTGGATCGGGTCGGATGACGGCTTCGGCGTGAAGGCCACTACGTTGCTTCGACGCGCTGGCTATCGCGCTCTTGGCAATCCCGAGTCCGTCTTTGAGCCGGACAACGAGCGCAAGGCCCGCGTGCAGTTGGCGGCGAAGGTCACAGGCGTCGCGCACAACACATTTGCGCCGCTTGCCGGCGGATTCGGCGAGCTGCTGCTGACGATCGAATGGCAGCTCTACGACACTGTCGATCGGTCTCTCCGTCTGAAGGAGACAACCACCGGTTACGCCAGAAGCAAGTCCGGCTCATCCGGGTTGGTTCTTGACGCATTCGGCGTCGCCCTGAACAACCTTTTGGCACGTCCAGCATTCGCTACGGCCATGCGGCGACGCAGCACCACGGACGAGAGCATATGGAGCAGGACTGATCAGACAATCGCGATTCGGAAGTGTCCCGCCGCCCCTTCAACGGAGCTGCCGCGGGATTTCGACATCGCAATGCGAGCCGTCGTACGGATACAGTGCGGATTGTCGAGTGGCTCAGGCACCGTCGTCTCGCCGGATGGCTTCGTCTTGACGGTGGCGCACTTGGTGTCGGGCGCGATGCGCTGCCAAGTCTATTTCCGGTCCGGACTCTCCTTGGAGGCGGAGGTTCTTAGAGCTGATCCGCTGCAGGACGTGGCGGTCATCAGAATTCCTGGATCTGGACACGCCTGTCTGCCATGCGACGCCAGCCCACTCGCATTGGGAGTCGAGATCTACGCCATGGGAAATCCCTTGAACTACGAGTTCTCGGTGACCAAAGGCGTCGTCAGCGCAACTCGTACTGTGGACGGGCGAGAGTTCCTCCAGACAGACACCAGCGTGAGCGAGGGGAGCAGCGGCAGCCCGATCGTCGATCGCAGCGGGCACATGCGCGCCATCGTGTCGTGGAAACGAATTGACCCGACGGCCGAAGGACTCTCCTTCGCAAGCACCATTGAGGCCGCATTCCATCGACTCGGCTTGACGTGGGGCGCGGAGCCACAGTAG